The following is a genomic window from Citrifermentans bemidjiense Bem.
GTTCAGGCGCAGTTCCTCCTCCACCTGGCGCCTTTCGGCGATCTCCCGGGTGAGGTCCGCCGTGCGCAGGGCAACCTGCCGGTGCAAGGTGCGGGACCAAAGGGCGAAGCCTCCCAGAAGGAGCACCAGCGGCACCACCACGACCGCCGCATATTTCGCGAAGGTCCACCAGTCTATCAACTGCGGTTCCACGACCCCCAGCCACCGGTTGTGAATGGCGTCGTACTGGCCGGTCTTCTTCAGTATCGCCAGCCCCTCGTTGAAGCGCGACAAAAGCTCGGCGTTCCCCTTCTTGACCGCATAGCAGTAGCGATGGGTGGCGACGTTGCGCAGCACCGGGACCAGGTTGGATAGCTTCAGCTCCCGGATCATGTACATCCCGGGAACGATGGCGACCACGGCGAACTCGGCCCGGCCGGAAGCGACCATCCTAAGGGCGTCGGCCGGGGTGTCGGTGAGGTTCAGCTTAGCCCCCACCCCTTGCCGGACCAGGTAGTCGTGCATGATCCCGCCGCCGTGCACCGCCACCGTCTTCCCCTTCAGATCGGTGAGGGAGGCGAGGTAAGGGGATTCCTTGCGGGCGAAGACGGCATGGTTGACGACGGTATGGGGGACGGAAAAGTCGACTTCCGAGGAGCGCTCCATCGAGTACGACATCCCCTGCAGCACGTCCACCTGCCCGCTTTGCAGGGCGCTGCGCATCCCGGCCCAGCCGCCGAGGCGGAACTCGACCTTCATTCCCATGACTTCGGCTATGGCCCGGGTGAGGTCGACGTTGTAGCCGGCAGGATGGCCCGATTTGTCGATGAATTCGTAAGGGGGGTAGTCGCGGTCGCCGCCGACGATGACCGTCCTGGCGCCGGCCGCCGATTCGGCTGCGCCGCAGATGGGGACGGCGAGCAGGGCCCAAAGGAGCAGTTGGGCTATGACGAGCAGAGGTTGCCTCCGTCGGCAGCGCGGCAAGATATAGCAGGCAAAGAAAAGGGATACGGATTGGCGGAGTCTTCCCATAGTGGTGATCTTCCCCCCTCCCGACCTCCCCCCTCCGGAGGGAGGAGAGCTGGTGGATGGCGGCTGGCGGCTGATCAGAAAATCTGCTCCTGTGGCCGCTCGTCGATCCCTGCCATCTTCAGCAGTTCGGCCTCG
Proteins encoded in this region:
- a CDS encoding transporter substrate-binding domain-containing protein, with product MGRLRQSVSLFFACYILPRCRRRQPLLVIAQLLLWALLAVPICGAAESAAGARTVIVGGDRDYPPYEFIDKSGHPAGYNVDLTRAIAEVMGMKVEFRLGGWAGMRSALQSGQVDVLQGMSYSMERSSEVDFSVPHTVVNHAVFARKESPYLASLTDLKGKTVAVHGGGIMHDYLVRQGVGAKLNLTDTPADALRMVASGRAEFAVVAIVPGMYMIRELKLSNLVPVLRNVATHRYCYAVKKGNAELLSRFNEGLAILKKTGQYDAIHNRWLGVVEPQLIDWWTFAKYAAVVVVPLVLLLGGFALWSRTLHRQVALRTADLTREIAERRQVEEELRLNQQQLVQADKMAALGVLVSGVAHEINNPTGLILLEVPILKRFHADAVKILERFYEENGDFTCGGLPYSRMRQEIPRSLEKIQDAGKRIKRIVADLKDFARRDETDCNEILDLNAAAKAAVRLVEPTIHKATTRFSAEYRKSLPRIRGNRQRIEQVLVNLILNACQALPDPERAIELTTWHDAFRDAVVLRLRDEGAGIAPEHLSRLTDPFFTTKQDQGGTGLGLSVSAGIVKEHGGILQFESNGEGTTVTLTLPVYHEENNG